GGAGAGCTGGGGCAGCTGGTCGAGCACCTGCGAGACGATGGCGAGCACGGCCGTCGCCGCCATCGCTCCCACCGGGACGTCGGTCAGCGTTGAGATGAACAGCCCGATCGCGCACAGCCCCGCCAGCGACACCGCGATGTAGGCGGCGATGAGCAGGATGCGCAGCAGAGCCTCCCCCTGGCTGACGGTCGCGCCCGACAGCAGCGTCACCGGTCCGATCGGGAACAGCGCGGCGCCGATGGCCGCGCCCGCCACACCGACCGTGAGCGCCGCCGCCGCGCTGAACACGAGCGCACCCGCGTACTTGACCGCCAGCAGGCGCAGCCGGCCGGCCGGGGCGATCACGAGGTAGCGCAGCGTGCCGTGGCTCGCCTCCCCCGCGATCGTGTCGCCCGCGACGACGCCCACGGTCAGGGGCAGGAACAGCGGGACGCACACGACGAGCGCCGTGAACGCGACGAACAGGCCGTTCGCGGTGATGTCGCTGAGGAACGCGGGGCCGCGGCTGCTGCCGCCGGTGATCCGCACGGCGACCGCGATCAGGACGGGGATGGCCGCGAGGGCCGCGAGCATCGCCCACGTGCGCCAGCGCCGGAACAGCACCGACAGCTCCGAGCCGAGCAGGGCCCAGCCGCCGGAGGGGCGCTCGCGGCGGGCCGTGACCGAGGCGGACGCGGTGGCGCCGGGTGCGACCTGCTGGTCAGGAGCCGCCGCAGCGCCCGGGCCACTCTCCGACGCGGCCTCACTGCTCGACATCGAAGCCCTCCCCGGTCAGCTCGACGAACCGCTCCTCCAGGCTCGACGAGCGCACGGCGAGGCCGCGCAGGCGCACACCGGCGCCCACGAGTGCGGCGGCCAGCTCCTCGACCGGGGGCGCCTCCGTCGGCAGGGGCGCTTCGAGTCCGTCGTCCCTCACCACGGCCGCCAGGCCCCGGGCGGCGAGCACGGAGGCTGCGAGCGGCCCGTCGGGCGTCTCCACGGCGATCCGGGGTCCGGAGGCGGCGCGCAACTCGTCCAGGGAGCCCTGGGCCACCAGCCGGCCCGCCCGCATGATCGCCGCGTGCGTGCACACCTGCTCGATCTCGGCCAGGAGGTGGCTGGAGACGAACACCGTCGTTCCGCCGTCCGCCAGCGAGCGCACCAGATGCCGCACCTCCCGCGTCCCCTGCGGGTCCAGGCCGTTTGTCGGCTCGTCGAGCACGAGGAGGTCGCGGTCGGTCAGCAGCGCCCCGGCGATCCCGAGACGCTGCTTCATGCCCAGTGAGTACGCGCGCACATGCTTGCCTGCGGCGTGCGAAAGACCCACCCGCTCCAGCGCCGCCGCCACGCGCGCGCCGCGCGTCGCGCCCGGCGCGTACCGGTCGGCGGTGTCGCGGCGCACCAGGTTGGCCATGCCAGACAGGTACGGCGCGAACGCCGGGCCCTCGACCAGGGCGCCGACCCGCGGCAGCACACCGGCAGCGCGGTCGGGCATCCGCTCGCCGAGCACCTCGATGGCACCCGCCGACGGCGATACCAGGCCGAGCAGCATCCGGATGGTCGTGGTCTTGCCCGAGCCGTTCGGACCGAGGAAGCCGAACACCGATCCGCGCGGGACGAGGAGGTCGAGGCCGTCGACCACCGCACGTCCCCGGAAGCGCTTGGTCAGGCCGCTCGTCGCGATGGCGGCGGCGTCGCTCACTTCGTCGCGGACTGCTGCGCCGCGGACTGGAGGGCCGACACCGGAACCGCGCCCGCGAAGACCCGGCCGTCGTCGGTCACGAACGCCGACATCAGCGACGTGCTCAGCGCACGCCCGCCGTCGACCGGCTGGGTGAGCTGTGCGAAGAGCGGGTCGCTCGTCGCCTCCGTCGGGAACGAACCGGCGGGAAGCTGCACCACCGTGGCCCAGCCCGTGCCCGTGACC
The sequence above is a segment of the Leifsonia williamsii genome. Coding sequences within it:
- a CDS encoding ABC transporter ATP-binding protein, with the translated sequence MSDAAAIATSGLTKRFRGRAVVDGLDLLVPRGSVFGFLGPNGSGKTTTIRMLLGLVSPSAGAIEVLGERMPDRAAGVLPRVGALVEGPAFAPYLSGMANLVRRDTADRYAPGATRGARVAAALERVGLSHAAGKHVRAYSLGMKQRLGIAGALLTDRDLLVLDEPTNGLDPQGTREVRHLVRSLADGGTTVFVSSHLLAEIEQVCTHAAIMRAGRLVAQGSLDELRAASGPRIAVETPDGPLAASVLAARGLAAVVRDDGLEAPLPTEAPPVEELAAALVGAGVRLRGLAVRSSSLEERFVELTGEGFDVEQ
- a CDS encoding ABC transporter permease; this translates as MSSSEAASESGPGAAAAPDQQVAPGATASASVTARRERPSGGWALLGSELSVLFRRWRTWAMLAALAAIPVLIAVAVRITGGSSRGPAFLSDITANGLFVAFTALVVCVPLFLPLTVGVVAGDTIAGEASHGTLRYLVIAPAGRLRLLAVKYAGALVFSAAAALTVGVAGAAIGAALFPIGPVTLLSGATVSQGEALLRILLIAAYIAVSLAGLCAIGLFISTLTDVPVGAMAATAVLAIVSQVLDQLPQLSALHPWLFSHYWLGFGDLLRDPIAWDSFASNALLQLGYVAVFGALAIGRFTTKDILS